Genomic segment of Ktedonobacterales bacterium:
CAACCAGAGGATCTGCCACTGACTGCGTGCAACGGGGTCGGAGGCCTTCCGGTAGCGCTGTTCTAAATCAGCCATCGGTAGGTGTTCAGCAAGCGTAAGACGTTTCGACATACCTCTAGTATATACCAAGATTTGGTATAAGGGGGATTGAACATGACAACAGCGTTTGTGTCCCTGTTCCGGGGTATCAATGTTGGGGGGAACCATCAAGTAAAAATGGATGAACTCAGAGCTTTGCACGAATCGCTGGGCTTACGGGATGTCCTGTCCTATATCCAGAGTGGCAATGTGGTCTTTCACTGTGATGACGCCAACGTGGCCCAACTGCGAAGCCAGATTGAGCGCAGCTTTGAGACAACATTTGGCTTTCACTCGGAAGTCCTGATTCGTACTTCAGATGAGCTACAAGAGATTATCACCTATAACCCGTTTCAGGGCCAACCAGGCAAAGAGTTAAAGCTGGTCCTCGTGATGTTTCTGGCGGTGCGCCCTGACGATGCAGCCCAGGAAGACCTATTAAAGTCGTATGGTGGCCCTGAAGAACTCCGCATCATCGGCAAAGAAGTGCATATCTATTATCCGAACGGAATGGGACGCTCAAAACTTTCTGGGACTTTTATCGAGAAAAAGCTGAAAACCGCTGGAACAGCAAGAAATTGGAATACCGTTCTCCAATTGCAGCAACTCATGCAGCGCCACGTTCAGCCGTCAGATAGCGGTATCTGGAAGACGCCGGGCTAAGCCTGTTTTCTTCGGGCTGCGATAGAGTCACCTGGACGAAAGCATAGGCCATTTTAGTCTTCTGGCTAGCTGCTATTCATAGCTGTCGTGGTAGAATACGCATATCCATACCAACTTCAGGTAAGTATCTTATCTATAGGAAGGTGCGGAAATATCTTCTATCCACACAGGAGAAACGATGAGCATGCCAGGTAACTATAATCAGATAGTCATTGAAAAGTTTCGCGCCAACGGCGGCGATGTCGGTGGCCCAAACCCATTGCTTCTGCTGACCACCATTGGGGCCAAAAGCGGCCAGCCACGCACGACGCCCGTTGCTTATTCGACGGATGGCACCCGCCTCGTCATCGTTGCCTCCAAAGGCGGCGGACCCACCAACCCCGACTGGTATCATAATTTGCTTGCCAATCCCATCGTGACGGTGGAACTAGGCGACGAGCGGTTTCAGGCTCGCGCTACCGTTGCAAAGGGGCAAGAGCGCGAGCGATTGTATGCCCAACATGCCGCGCTGATGCCAGGATTTGCCGAGTATCAGCGAAAGACCACGAGGCAGATTCCCGTTGTGCTGTTGGATCGCATAGACTAAGGTCTTCTTTCCCGGCAAAAGAAAGCAAGCGCGTGCCCTTCCTGGGCTGCGCTTGCTTTCTCGCTAAGATGCGAACTCAGTCGCCAGCAGCGGGTGCGCCTTCCTGGCTTTCTTCCCCTGCGCCTGCGACGATTTGCCCGAACTTGCTCACCTGAGCAGGATTAACGTTTCTCACCACAACGACCAGCAGCAGGCCCAACAGGAGCCAGGCGCCAAAGATATAGGGAGCGTAGCTCAGAGGCGCCGCCAGTGGAGGCGCTGGCGGGAGGGGAGCAAAGGAGCTAATGAGCGTGGCCCCGACGATCAGCACCGCGATCAGTGGAAGCAGCACCTGCCAGATAATATGCAGACCGCCGCCCTTTTCGCGTTGGAAGAAACCGAGGCCCGAAATCGCCGCCAGAAGATAGGCCCCCAGGATGCCTAAAGTTGCGGTTCCGGCCAGGAAGAAGGCGAATGGCAGCGGTTTTGGAAGGGGTAGACCTCCCAGGCTATCCATCTGCTGCCCTGGCAGCGCGCCCAGGATGATGGTAATCACCAGCGCGAAGATAATGCCAACCCAGGGACTCTTGAAGCGCGAGTGGCTTCGGCCAAAGACAGCAGGCAGCCCCCGGTCTCGCCCCATCGCAAACAGCACGCGGGACGCCAGGTTGAGGCCAGCGAGCGAGGCGATAAACGCATCAATCGCCACTAGCACATCAATGATCTTTGCCAGGGTTGGGTTAACATA
This window contains:
- a CDS encoding DUF1697 domain-containing protein: MTTAFVSLFRGINVGGNHQVKMDELRALHESLGLRDVLSYIQSGNVVFHCDDANVAQLRSQIERSFETTFGFHSEVLIRTSDELQEIITYNPFQGQPGKELKLVLVMFLAVRPDDAAQEDLLKSYGGPEELRIIGKEVHIYYPNGMGRSKLSGTFIEKKLKTAGTARNWNTVLQLQQLMQRHVQPSDSGIWKTPG
- a CDS encoding nitroreductase family deazaflavin-dependent oxidoreductase translates to MSMPGNYNQIVIEKFRANGGDVGGPNPLLLLTTIGAKSGQPRTTPVAYSTDGTRLVIVASKGGGPTNPDWYHNLLANPIVTVELGDERFQARATVAKGQERERLYAQHAALMPGFAEYQRKTTRQIPVVLLDRID